In one Vulgatibacter incomptus genomic region, the following are encoded:
- the ybaK gene encoding Cys-tRNA(Pro) deacylase encodes MKTNAARQLDNLGIAYELKNYDIDPDDLSAESVAAKVGMPPEQVFKTLVARGDRNGVCFAVVPGDAKLDLKGLARLSGDRKIDTVPLKEVQPLTGYIRGGVTALAAKKAYPVYVDETIELFDVISVSAGVRGTQLLVSPADYLRAVEGKVGAIAAPK; translated from the coding sequence ATGAAGACGAATGCCGCCCGCCAGCTCGATAACCTCGGGATCGCCTACGAGCTCAAGAACTACGACATCGATCCCGACGACCTCTCGGCGGAGTCGGTCGCGGCCAAGGTCGGGATGCCTCCGGAGCAGGTCTTCAAGACCCTCGTCGCTCGCGGGGATCGCAACGGCGTCTGCTTCGCCGTGGTGCCCGGCGACGCCAAGCTCGACCTCAAGGGGCTCGCCCGGCTCTCGGGCGATCGCAAGATCGACACGGTCCCGCTCAAGGAGGTGCAGCCGCTGACCGGCTACATCCGGGGCGGGGTGACGGCACTGGCCGCGAAGAAGGCGTACCCCGTCTACGTGGACGAGACGATCGAGCTCTTCGACGTGATCTCCGTCTCCGCCGGCGTGCGGGGGACGCAGCTCCTCGTCTCGCCGGCGGACTACCTGCGGGCAGTCGAAGGGAAGGTGGGCGCGATCGCCGCGCCGAAGTGA
- a CDS encoding TetR/AcrR family transcriptional regulator: MSTDSERSKGGRYHHGDLRRALLDAALEQVQQEGAATLSLREVARRAGVTHAAPYRHFASKEALLAAVAEEGFRTLREGLLEASVRLAGDPLGKLQAIGVAYVLFAVAHPAHFRVMFTVGQNDCDYPSLDEASGSAFGVLVESIEEGRQAGALCDVPASELAVTAWSTVHGLASLLVEEKLPPAAGSAEQLARMVTARLLEGLAAPAETTADAKKTKPAKRAAKGANR; this comes from the coding sequence ATGTCGACCGATTCGGAGCGGAGCAAAGGGGGGCGCTACCACCACGGAGATCTCCGGCGCGCATTGCTCGATGCGGCGCTGGAGCAGGTGCAGCAGGAGGGCGCGGCCACCCTCTCGCTGAGGGAGGTGGCCCGGCGGGCCGGCGTGACCCACGCCGCGCCGTACCGCCACTTCGCCAGCAAGGAGGCGCTGCTGGCCGCCGTCGCCGAGGAGGGCTTCCGCACCCTGCGGGAAGGGCTCCTGGAGGCCTCGGTGCGTCTCGCGGGCGATCCCCTCGGGAAATTGCAGGCGATCGGCGTAGCCTACGTGCTCTTCGCGGTCGCCCATCCCGCGCACTTCCGGGTCATGTTCACCGTCGGGCAGAACGACTGCGACTATCCCTCCCTCGACGAGGCCTCGGGCTCGGCCTTCGGCGTGCTGGTCGAGTCGATCGAGGAGGGCCGCCAGGCGGGCGCGCTCTGCGACGTGCCGGCCAGCGAGCTCGCGGTGACCGCCTGGTCGACGGTGCACGGCCTCGCGTCCCTGCTGGTGGAGGAGAAGCTCCCTCCGGCGGCCGGGAGCGCCGAGCAGCTGGCGCGGATGGTGACCGCGCGGCTCCTGGAGGGCCTCGCTGCGCCGGCGGAGACGACCGCGGACGCGAAGAAGACGAAGCCGGCAAAGCGCGCTGCCAAGGGGGCGAATCGATGA
- a CDS encoding carotenoid oxygenase family protein: MQAAIPPSPSSQGWSRAFQDLPREHGFEPLRVEGTIPAELRGTLYRNGPSLFSSFGESYRHWFDGDGAVSAVRLEGGKAEGAVRLVQTQELVAERAAGRRLYANYCMPHPGSLLGRIGQMRSKNVANTSVMVWNDRLFALYEAGIPVELSMEDLSTIGETTFDGLLSAAFSAHPHRIPSRRASYNFGMRFGRHTLLDLFELRDDGGARRIASLPLPGPTLLHDFIATERHLIFFVSPVRLRVMRQLLGVGTVGENFVWRPELGTEVLVVPLDEPERPFRFQVDPFFQWHFANAFEQGESIVVDLVRYPDFETNLWLGDRVRGGSGREARGTFHRAIVDPRRSVLRMEERWSESCEFPRVAPSATGKPYRFAWLGAHAPGSRRDLYDQLARLDVESGEARRVELPAGHYPSEPIFVHKAGSAAEDDGWILTLVYDARAHQSHLAILDSKRLDDGPIARAYFDHHVPFTFHGGWLGAK, encoded by the coding sequence ATGCAGGCCGCCATTCCTCCGTCCCCTTCGAGCCAGGGCTGGTCCCGGGCCTTCCAGGATCTCCCCCGCGAGCACGGCTTCGAGCCGCTCCGCGTCGAGGGAACGATCCCCGCCGAGCTTCGCGGAACCCTCTACCGCAACGGGCCCTCCCTCTTCTCCAGCTTCGGCGAGAGCTATCGACATTGGTTCGACGGCGACGGCGCCGTCTCCGCCGTTCGCCTCGAGGGCGGGAAGGCCGAGGGCGCGGTTCGCCTGGTGCAGACGCAGGAGCTCGTCGCGGAACGGGCCGCCGGGCGCCGCCTCTACGCCAACTATTGCATGCCGCATCCTGGAAGCCTGCTCGGCCGGATCGGTCAAATGCGATCCAAGAACGTGGCCAACACCTCGGTGATGGTCTGGAACGATCGGCTCTTCGCCCTCTACGAAGCGGGGATCCCGGTCGAGCTCTCGATGGAGGATCTCTCCACGATCGGTGAGACGACCTTCGACGGTCTCTTGTCGGCCGCCTTCTCCGCACACCCCCACCGCATCCCGTCGCGGCGCGCGAGCTACAACTTCGGCATGCGGTTCGGGCGTCATACCCTCCTCGACCTCTTCGAGCTCCGGGACGACGGCGGCGCGCGTCGGATCGCCTCCCTGCCGCTGCCGGGCCCGACCCTCCTACACGACTTCATCGCCACCGAGCGCCACCTGATCTTCTTCGTGTCGCCCGTGCGCCTCCGCGTGATGCGCCAGCTCCTCGGCGTGGGGACCGTGGGCGAGAACTTCGTCTGGCGCCCTGAGCTGGGGACCGAGGTGCTTGTGGTGCCCCTCGACGAGCCGGAGCGTCCTTTCCGCTTCCAGGTCGATCCCTTCTTCCAGTGGCACTTCGCCAACGCCTTCGAACAGGGCGAATCCATCGTCGTGGATCTCGTCCGCTATCCCGACTTCGAGACCAACCTCTGGCTCGGGGACCGCGTTCGCGGCGGGAGCGGACGCGAGGCGAGAGGCACCTTCCATCGTGCCATCGTCGATCCGCGGCGAAGCGTGCTCCGCATGGAGGAGCGCTGGTCCGAGTCGTGCGAGTTCCCGCGGGTGGCGCCCTCCGCCACCGGGAAGCCCTACCGCTTCGCATGGCTCGGCGCCCACGCGCCCGGGAGCAGGAGAGACCTCTACGACCAGCTCGCCCGCCTCGACGTCGAGAGCGGCGAAGCGCGGCGCGTGGAGCTGCCCGCCGGCCACTACCCCTCCGAGCCGATCTTCGTCCACAAGGCCGGCAGCGCGGCGGAGGACGACGGCTGGATCCTCACCCTGGTCTACGACGCGCGGGCGCACCAGAGCCACCTGGCCATCCTGGATTCGAAGCGCCTCGACGACGGCCCCATCGCCCGCGCCTACTTCGATCACCACGTTCCCTTCACGTTCCACGGCGGTTGGCTCGGCGCGAAGTGA
- a CDS encoding MaoC family dehydratase yields MEKTKIEGRAGLEALVGKPLPAGPWHQLSFEEIVAFADATGDHQWIHVDRERALRESPFGAPIAHGYYTLSRIAGLFFEAVEVTGFSAVLNYGLDKVRFPAPMKEGARYRLSPTVESITEVKGGLEVVFKNTIELEGEAKPTCVAQCVFRYLG; encoded by the coding sequence ATGGAGAAGACGAAGATCGAAGGACGCGCCGGCCTGGAGGCCCTGGTGGGCAAGCCGCTTCCCGCGGGGCCCTGGCACCAGCTCTCCTTCGAGGAGATCGTCGCCTTCGCCGACGCCACCGGCGATCACCAGTGGATCCACGTCGACCGAGAGCGCGCCCTCCGCGAATCGCCCTTCGGCGCGCCGATCGCCCACGGCTACTACACGCTGTCGCGGATCGCGGGCCTCTTCTTCGAGGCCGTCGAGGTGACCGGCTTCTCCGCCGTGCTCAACTACGGCCTCGACAAGGTCCGCTTCCCCGCCCCGATGAAGGAGGGCGCGCGCTACCGCCTCTCGCCGACGGTCGAGTCGATCACCGAGGTGAAGGGCGGCCTCGAGGTGGTGTTCAAGAACACCATCGAGCTCGAGGGCGAGGCCAAGCCGACCTGCGTGGCCCAGTGCGTCTTCCGCTATCTGGGCTGA